From a region of the Daphnia magna isolate NIES linkage group LG1, ASM2063170v1.1, whole genome shotgun sequence genome:
- the LOC116930144 gene encoding vascular endothelial growth factor receptor 1 isoform X4, with protein sequence MLLIATFIFLPVITRANRPVMIPDQVQQVIDVGQTLSLSCIYQFETEEESKSANMTWILPDVLTNYLKNSSIGHRFRFTVGRNETHVKSSMVLQETVPSDTGYFRCAVLPHIKIDQYVYVYSERELVFIDVYHTKTFTSWNGESKDIPCKPTHPNVTISLYRRNFLAADGWDSMQELSNELGNASWLLKPLPERGLRLTNSKTSDQDIYKCVGKMKETTPTAEPTEREFYLFTNDIELVRDGDDDPLEGSNVTLKCIINLKNNFNNQHKVSLHWFYVDNETGKEQFINQTNPPRGIQVEFSGKGSVGFFHGEEIQRLTLESSLKLLGIRLNTQTRFQCRGHENRQIISRWITFQIKEKIDPVQVQLGRGIAQNLTCNRYFDDVHIKWFKDDKEYSGLIFTSNSSSVLPLNGIDGENSSYSCRWINSRGELRSRNFNFAEETTFTTFTIANPKTTSVELIINCVSIFLCLVSGIAIKKFVDRAKEKMEKEIQRRLDGNPDGIDLNLPIDYQTEFLPYDKRCEFPKDRLRLGKQLGKGCFGEVYKAEAVGLKDSDETVTIVAVKKVLSTSQFRTKSKTAGLDALIRELKILNYLGSHLNVVNLLGACTKDIIKGELLVIIDYCRYGNLQSYLIKQRNTFVNQLDEVGNLQLTNEFVGIDETRSHGIDSCAESNPGPSDHFVSQTINSTADGSICHADDCLQEIEANWKYGENSDPSSNGPISTWNLISFSLQIAKGMEYIASKNILHGDLAARNVLLADHGIVKVADFGMARQMQNYNYHMKGQGLLPIKWMAIESLTDHVFSSQSDVWSYGVVLWELFALGKIPYPGMNGPILVKDIQDGLRMEKPEYAPNFVGEVMKSCWDKEPNDRPTFHQLTNTIENYMEPFVSSQYLDSTLIEN encoded by the exons ATGCTACTAATAGCAACCTTCATATTTTTACCTGTAATAACTCGTGCAAATCGGCCAGTGATGATCCCCGATCAAGTGCAACAGGTGATCGATGTAGGTCAAACTCTCAGTTTGTCTTGCATCTACCAGTTTGAAACCGAGGAAGAAAGTAAATCAGCTAACATGACGTGGATTCTGCCCGATGTGCTCACCAATTACCTAAAA AACAGCAGCATCGGACATCGTTTTCGCTTCACGGTCGGTAGGAACGAAACTCACGTGAAATCGTCAATGGTTTTACAAGAGACCGTCCCCTCTGACACGGGATATTTTCGATGCGCTGTCCTTCCTCATATCAAAATCGACCAATACGTTTACGTTTACA GTGAACGGGAACTCGTTTTCATCGATGTGTACCATACCAAGACATTTACGTCGTGGAATGGTGAATCTAAAGATATCCCATGCAAACCTACTCATCCAAATGTAACCATTTCATTATACCGGAGAAATTTTTTGGCAGCTGATGGATGGGACTCGATG caGGAATTGTCAAATGAATTGGGAAATGCCAGTTGGTTGCTGAAACCTTTGCCAGAACGAGGATTGAGGTTAACCAATTCGAAAACTAGTGACCAAGATATATACAAATGCGTAGGCAAAATGAAGGAAACTACGCCAACTGCTGAACCCACCGAACGCGAATTCTACCTTTTCACCAACG ATATAGAACTCGTTCGAGATGGTGACGATGATCCGCTGGAAGGAAGCAACGTGACTCTGAAATGtataattaatttaaaaaataatttcaacAACCAGCACAAGGTGTCCCTACACTGGTTTTACGTAGACAACGAAACCGGCAAAGAACAATTTATAAATCAAACTAACCCTCCTAGAG GAATTCAAGTAGAGTTTTCAGGGAAGGGTTCAGTTGGCTTCTTTCACGGAGAAGAAATTCAAAGATTAACCTTGGAAAGTTCCCTGAAACTGCTAGGTATAAGACTCAATACGCAGACGCGCTTTCAATGCAGAGGCCATGAGAATCGACAAATCATTTCTCGATGGATTACTTTTCAAATCAAAG aaaaaatcgaccCAGTGCAGGTCCAACTGGGAAGAGGAATAGCTCAGAATTTGACTTGCAATCGATATTTTGATGACGTCCACATCAAATGGTTCAAG GATGACAAGGAATATTCGGGACTAATTTTTACGAGCAACAGTTCATCGGTGTTGCCATTAAACGGAATCGATGGAGAAAATTCAAGTTATTCTTGTCGTTGGATCAACAGCCGAGGAGAATTGAGATCGAgaaatttcaattttgctGAAGAAACTACTTTTACTACATTTACTATTGCTAATCCAAAGACGACCTCTGTTGAGCTAATCATTAATTGCGTATCTATCTTCCTATGTTTGGTATCTGGaatagcaataaaaaaattcgtcGATAGGGCTAAG gaaaaaatggaaaaggaaattcaGAGAAGATTGGATGGAAATCCTGATGGCATTGATCTGAATTTGCCGATCGACTATCAAACGGAATTTCTCCCTTACGACAAACGCTGTGAATTTCCAAAAGATCGCCTCAGACTCG GAAAACAACTGGGAAAAGGATGTTTCGGAGAAGTTTACAAAGCCGAAGCTGTTGGACTCAAAGACTCGGACGAAACTGTTACGATAGTGGCCGTCAAAAAGGTTCTTTCTACATCGCAATTTAGAACGAAATCAAAGACGGCCGGATTAGACGCTCTCATAAGGGAACTGAAAATTCTCAATTATTTGGGATCGCATTTAAATGTCGTCAATCTACTGGGAGCCTGCACCAAAGACATCATCAAAG GCGAACTCTTGGTGATTATCGATTATTGTCGTTACGGCAATTTGCAATCGTATTTAATTAAACAGCGCAATACATTTGTCAACCAATTGGACGAGGTCGGGAATCTACAATTGACTAACGAATTTGTTGGAATTGACGAGACTCGCAG TCATGGCATTGACTCTTGTGCAGAGTCAAATCCTGGACCCTCAGATCATTTTGTATCTCAAACAATAAACTCGACGGCCGACGGTTCAATTTGTCACg CAGATGATTGCCTTCAAGAAATAGAAGCCAATTGGAAATATGGAGAAAATTCAGACCCTAGTAGCAATGGACCAATTTCCACCTGGAATTTGATCAGCTTTTCTCTACAAATAGCCAAGGGCATGGAATATATCGCGAGCAAAAAT ATTCTGCATGGTGATTTGGCCGCTCGCAATGTCCTTTTAGCCGATCATGGAATTGTTAAGGTCGCTGATTTTGGAATGGCCAGACAAATGCaaaactacaactaccacatGAAAGGACAG GGATTACTACCAATTAAATGGATGGCCATCGAATCGCTGACCGATCACGTATTTTCCAGTCAATCGGATGTCTGGTCTTACGGCGTTGTTCTATGGGAGCTCTTTGCCCTGGGCAAAATTCCCTACCCAG GAATGAACGGCCCTATACTCGTCAAAGATATTCAAGACGGACTGCGAATGGAGAAACCAGAATACGCGCCTAATTTCGTTGGGGAAGTGATGAAAAGCTGTTGGGACAAAGAACCAAACGACCGACCAACGTTTCATCAGCTGACCAACACGATCGAGAATTACATGGAGCCATTCGTTAGTTCTCAGTACTTGGATTCAACTTTAATTGAAAACTAA
- the LOC116930144 gene encoding vascular endothelial growth factor receptor 1 isoform X3 produces MLLIATFIFLPVITRANRPVMIPDQVQQVIDVGQTLSLSCIYQFETEEESKSANMTWILPDVLTNYLKTQNSSIGHRFRFTVGRNETHVKSSMVLQETVPSDTGYFRCAVLPHIKIDQYVYVYSERELVFIDVYHTKTFTSWNGESKDIPCKPTHPNVTISLYRRNFLAADGWDSMQELSNELGNASWLLKPLPERGLRLTNSKTSDQDIYKCVGKMKETTPTAEPTEREFYLFTNDIELVRDGDDDPLEGSNVTLKCIINLKNNFNNQHKVSLHWFYVDNETGKEQFINQTNPPRGIQVEFSGKGSVGFFHGEEIQRLTLESSLKLLGIRLNTQTRFQCRGHENRQIISRWITFQIKEKIDPVQVQLGRGIAQNLTCNRYFDDVHIKWFKDDKEYSGLIFTSNSSSVLPLNGIDGENSSYSCRWINSRGELRSRNFNFAEETTFTTFTIANPKTTSVELIINCVSIFLCLVSGIAIKKFVDRAKEKMEKEIQRRLDGNPDGIDLNLPIDYQTEFLPYDKRCEFPKDRLRLGKQLGKGCFGEVYKAEAVGLKDSDETVTIVAVKKVLSTSQFRTKSKTAGLDALIRELKILNYLGSHLNVVNLLGACTKDIIKGELLVIIDYCRYGNLQSYLIKQRNTFVNQLDEVGNLQLTNEFVGIDETRSHGIDSCAESNPGPSDHFVSQTINSTADGSICHDDCLQEIEANWKYGENSDPSSNGPISTWNLISFSLQIAKGMEYIASKNILHGDLAARNVLLADHGIVKVADFGMARQMQNYNYHMKGQGLLPIKWMAIESLTDHVFSSQSDVWSYGVVLWELFALGKIPYPGMNGPILVKDIQDGLRMEKPEYAPNFVGEVMKSCWDKEPNDRPTFHQLTNTIENYMEPFVSSQYLDSTLIEN; encoded by the exons ATGCTACTAATAGCAACCTTCATATTTTTACCTGTAATAACTCGTGCAAATCGGCCAGTGATGATCCCCGATCAAGTGCAACAGGTGATCGATGTAGGTCAAACTCTCAGTTTGTCTTGCATCTACCAGTTTGAAACCGAGGAAGAAAGTAAATCAGCTAACATGACGTGGATTCTGCCCGATGTGCTCACCAATTACCTAAAA ACTCAGAACAGCAGCATCGGACATCGTTTTCGCTTCACGGTCGGTAGGAACGAAACTCACGTGAAATCGTCAATGGTTTTACAAGAGACCGTCCCCTCTGACACGGGATATTTTCGATGCGCTGTCCTTCCTCATATCAAAATCGACCAATACGTTTACGTTTACA GTGAACGGGAACTCGTTTTCATCGATGTGTACCATACCAAGACATTTACGTCGTGGAATGGTGAATCTAAAGATATCCCATGCAAACCTACTCATCCAAATGTAACCATTTCATTATACCGGAGAAATTTTTTGGCAGCTGATGGATGGGACTCGATG caGGAATTGTCAAATGAATTGGGAAATGCCAGTTGGTTGCTGAAACCTTTGCCAGAACGAGGATTGAGGTTAACCAATTCGAAAACTAGTGACCAAGATATATACAAATGCGTAGGCAAAATGAAGGAAACTACGCCAACTGCTGAACCCACCGAACGCGAATTCTACCTTTTCACCAACG ATATAGAACTCGTTCGAGATGGTGACGATGATCCGCTGGAAGGAAGCAACGTGACTCTGAAATGtataattaatttaaaaaataatttcaacAACCAGCACAAGGTGTCCCTACACTGGTTTTACGTAGACAACGAAACCGGCAAAGAACAATTTATAAATCAAACTAACCCTCCTAGAG GAATTCAAGTAGAGTTTTCAGGGAAGGGTTCAGTTGGCTTCTTTCACGGAGAAGAAATTCAAAGATTAACCTTGGAAAGTTCCCTGAAACTGCTAGGTATAAGACTCAATACGCAGACGCGCTTTCAATGCAGAGGCCATGAGAATCGACAAATCATTTCTCGATGGATTACTTTTCAAATCAAAG aaaaaatcgaccCAGTGCAGGTCCAACTGGGAAGAGGAATAGCTCAGAATTTGACTTGCAATCGATATTTTGATGACGTCCACATCAAATGGTTCAAG GATGACAAGGAATATTCGGGACTAATTTTTACGAGCAACAGTTCATCGGTGTTGCCATTAAACGGAATCGATGGAGAAAATTCAAGTTATTCTTGTCGTTGGATCAACAGCCGAGGAGAATTGAGATCGAgaaatttcaattttgctGAAGAAACTACTTTTACTACATTTACTATTGCTAATCCAAAGACGACCTCTGTTGAGCTAATCATTAATTGCGTATCTATCTTCCTATGTTTGGTATCTGGaatagcaataaaaaaattcgtcGATAGGGCTAAG gaaaaaatggaaaaggaaattcaGAGAAGATTGGATGGAAATCCTGATGGCATTGATCTGAATTTGCCGATCGACTATCAAACGGAATTTCTCCCTTACGACAAACGCTGTGAATTTCCAAAAGATCGCCTCAGACTCG GAAAACAACTGGGAAAAGGATGTTTCGGAGAAGTTTACAAAGCCGAAGCTGTTGGACTCAAAGACTCGGACGAAACTGTTACGATAGTGGCCGTCAAAAAGGTTCTTTCTACATCGCAATTTAGAACGAAATCAAAGACGGCCGGATTAGACGCTCTCATAAGGGAACTGAAAATTCTCAATTATTTGGGATCGCATTTAAATGTCGTCAATCTACTGGGAGCCTGCACCAAAGACATCATCAAAG GCGAACTCTTGGTGATTATCGATTATTGTCGTTACGGCAATTTGCAATCGTATTTAATTAAACAGCGCAATACATTTGTCAACCAATTGGACGAGGTCGGGAATCTACAATTGACTAACGAATTTGTTGGAATTGACGAGACTCGCAG TCATGGCATTGACTCTTGTGCAGAGTCAAATCCTGGACCCTCAGATCATTTTGTATCTCAAACAATAAACTCGACGGCCGACGGTTCAATTTGTCACg ATGATTGCCTTCAAGAAATAGAAGCCAATTGGAAATATGGAGAAAATTCAGACCCTAGTAGCAATGGACCAATTTCCACCTGGAATTTGATCAGCTTTTCTCTACAAATAGCCAAGGGCATGGAATATATCGCGAGCAAAAAT ATTCTGCATGGTGATTTGGCCGCTCGCAATGTCCTTTTAGCCGATCATGGAATTGTTAAGGTCGCTGATTTTGGAATGGCCAGACAAATGCaaaactacaactaccacatGAAAGGACAG GGATTACTACCAATTAAATGGATGGCCATCGAATCGCTGACCGATCACGTATTTTCCAGTCAATCGGATGTCTGGTCTTACGGCGTTGTTCTATGGGAGCTCTTTGCCCTGGGCAAAATTCCCTACCCAG GAATGAACGGCCCTATACTCGTCAAAGATATTCAAGACGGACTGCGAATGGAGAAACCAGAATACGCGCCTAATTTCGTTGGGGAAGTGATGAAAAGCTGTTGGGACAAAGAACCAAACGACCGACCAACGTTTCATCAGCTGACCAACACGATCGAGAATTACATGGAGCCATTCGTTAGTTCTCAGTACTTGGATTCAACTTTAATTGAAAACTAA
- the LOC116930144 gene encoding vascular endothelial growth factor receptor 1 isoform X1, which translates to MLLIATFIFLPVITRANRPVMIPDQVQQVIDVGQTLSLSCIYQFETEEESKSANMTWILPDVLTNYLKTQNSSIGHRFRFTVGRNETHVKSSMVLQETVPSDTGYFRCAVLPHIKIDQYVYVYSERELVFIDVYHTKTFTSWNGESKDIPCKPTHPNVTISLYRRNFLAADGWDSMQELSNELGNASWLLKPLPERGLRLTNSKTSDQDIYKCVGKMKETTPTAEPTEREFYLFTNDIELVRDGDDDPLEGSNVTLKCIINLKNNFNNQHKVSLHWFYVDNETGKEQFINQTNPPRGIQVEFSGKGSVGFFHGEEIQRLTLESSLKLLGIRLNTQTRFQCRGHENRQIISRWITFQIKEKIDPVQVQLGRGIAQNLTCNRYFDDVHIKWFKDDKEYSGLIFTSNSSSVLPLNGIDGENSSYSCRWINSRGELRSRNFNFAEETTFTTFTIANPKTTSVELIINCVSIFLCLVSGIAIKKFVDRAKEKMEKEIQRRLDGNPDGIDLNLPIDYQTEFLPYDKRCEFPKDRLRLGKQLGKGCFGEVYKAEAVGLKDSDETVTIVAVKKVLSTSQFRTKSKTAGLDALIRELKILNYLGSHLNVVNLLGACTKDIIKGELLVIIDYCRYGNLQSYLIKQRNTFVNQLDEVGNLQLTNEFVGIDETRSHGIDSCAESNPGPSDHFVSQTINSTADGSICHADDCLQEIEANWKYGENSDPSSNGPISTWNLISFSLQIAKGMEYIASKNILHGDLAARNVLLADHGIVKVADFGMARQMQNYNYHMKGQGLLPIKWMAIESLTDHVFSSQSDVWSYGVVLWELFALGKIPYPGMNGPILVKDIQDGLRMEKPEYAPNFVGEVMKSCWDKEPNDRPTFHQLTNTIENYMEPFVSSQYLDSTLIEN; encoded by the exons ATGCTACTAATAGCAACCTTCATATTTTTACCTGTAATAACTCGTGCAAATCGGCCAGTGATGATCCCCGATCAAGTGCAACAGGTGATCGATGTAGGTCAAACTCTCAGTTTGTCTTGCATCTACCAGTTTGAAACCGAGGAAGAAAGTAAATCAGCTAACATGACGTGGATTCTGCCCGATGTGCTCACCAATTACCTAAAA ACTCAGAACAGCAGCATCGGACATCGTTTTCGCTTCACGGTCGGTAGGAACGAAACTCACGTGAAATCGTCAATGGTTTTACAAGAGACCGTCCCCTCTGACACGGGATATTTTCGATGCGCTGTCCTTCCTCATATCAAAATCGACCAATACGTTTACGTTTACA GTGAACGGGAACTCGTTTTCATCGATGTGTACCATACCAAGACATTTACGTCGTGGAATGGTGAATCTAAAGATATCCCATGCAAACCTACTCATCCAAATGTAACCATTTCATTATACCGGAGAAATTTTTTGGCAGCTGATGGATGGGACTCGATG caGGAATTGTCAAATGAATTGGGAAATGCCAGTTGGTTGCTGAAACCTTTGCCAGAACGAGGATTGAGGTTAACCAATTCGAAAACTAGTGACCAAGATATATACAAATGCGTAGGCAAAATGAAGGAAACTACGCCAACTGCTGAACCCACCGAACGCGAATTCTACCTTTTCACCAACG ATATAGAACTCGTTCGAGATGGTGACGATGATCCGCTGGAAGGAAGCAACGTGACTCTGAAATGtataattaatttaaaaaataatttcaacAACCAGCACAAGGTGTCCCTACACTGGTTTTACGTAGACAACGAAACCGGCAAAGAACAATTTATAAATCAAACTAACCCTCCTAGAG GAATTCAAGTAGAGTTTTCAGGGAAGGGTTCAGTTGGCTTCTTTCACGGAGAAGAAATTCAAAGATTAACCTTGGAAAGTTCCCTGAAACTGCTAGGTATAAGACTCAATACGCAGACGCGCTTTCAATGCAGAGGCCATGAGAATCGACAAATCATTTCTCGATGGATTACTTTTCAAATCAAAG aaaaaatcgaccCAGTGCAGGTCCAACTGGGAAGAGGAATAGCTCAGAATTTGACTTGCAATCGATATTTTGATGACGTCCACATCAAATGGTTCAAG GATGACAAGGAATATTCGGGACTAATTTTTACGAGCAACAGTTCATCGGTGTTGCCATTAAACGGAATCGATGGAGAAAATTCAAGTTATTCTTGTCGTTGGATCAACAGCCGAGGAGAATTGAGATCGAgaaatttcaattttgctGAAGAAACTACTTTTACTACATTTACTATTGCTAATCCAAAGACGACCTCTGTTGAGCTAATCATTAATTGCGTATCTATCTTCCTATGTTTGGTATCTGGaatagcaataaaaaaattcgtcGATAGGGCTAAG gaaaaaatggaaaaggaaattcaGAGAAGATTGGATGGAAATCCTGATGGCATTGATCTGAATTTGCCGATCGACTATCAAACGGAATTTCTCCCTTACGACAAACGCTGTGAATTTCCAAAAGATCGCCTCAGACTCG GAAAACAACTGGGAAAAGGATGTTTCGGAGAAGTTTACAAAGCCGAAGCTGTTGGACTCAAAGACTCGGACGAAACTGTTACGATAGTGGCCGTCAAAAAGGTTCTTTCTACATCGCAATTTAGAACGAAATCAAAGACGGCCGGATTAGACGCTCTCATAAGGGAACTGAAAATTCTCAATTATTTGGGATCGCATTTAAATGTCGTCAATCTACTGGGAGCCTGCACCAAAGACATCATCAAAG GCGAACTCTTGGTGATTATCGATTATTGTCGTTACGGCAATTTGCAATCGTATTTAATTAAACAGCGCAATACATTTGTCAACCAATTGGACGAGGTCGGGAATCTACAATTGACTAACGAATTTGTTGGAATTGACGAGACTCGCAG TCATGGCATTGACTCTTGTGCAGAGTCAAATCCTGGACCCTCAGATCATTTTGTATCTCAAACAATAAACTCGACGGCCGACGGTTCAATTTGTCACg CAGATGATTGCCTTCAAGAAATAGAAGCCAATTGGAAATATGGAGAAAATTCAGACCCTAGTAGCAATGGACCAATTTCCACCTGGAATTTGATCAGCTTTTCTCTACAAATAGCCAAGGGCATGGAATATATCGCGAGCAAAAAT ATTCTGCATGGTGATTTGGCCGCTCGCAATGTCCTTTTAGCCGATCATGGAATTGTTAAGGTCGCTGATTTTGGAATGGCCAGACAAATGCaaaactacaactaccacatGAAAGGACAG GGATTACTACCAATTAAATGGATGGCCATCGAATCGCTGACCGATCACGTATTTTCCAGTCAATCGGATGTCTGGTCTTACGGCGTTGTTCTATGGGAGCTCTTTGCCCTGGGCAAAATTCCCTACCCAG GAATGAACGGCCCTATACTCGTCAAAGATATTCAAGACGGACTGCGAATGGAGAAACCAGAATACGCGCCTAATTTCGTTGGGGAAGTGATGAAAAGCTGTTGGGACAAAGAACCAAACGACCGACCAACGTTTCATCAGCTGACCAACACGATCGAGAATTACATGGAGCCATTCGTTAGTTCTCAGTACTTGGATTCAACTTTAATTGAAAACTAA
- the LOC116930144 gene encoding vascular endothelial growth factor receptor 1 isoform X2 encodes MLLIATFIFLPVITRANRPVMIPDQVQQVIDVGQTLSLSCIYQFETEEESKSANMTWILPDVLTNYLKTQNSSIGHRFRFTVGRNETHVKSSMVLQETVPSDTGYFRCAVLPHIKIDQYVYVYSERELVFIDVYHTKTFTSWNGESKDIPCKPTHPNVTISLYRRNFLAADGWDSMELSNELGNASWLLKPLPERGLRLTNSKTSDQDIYKCVGKMKETTPTAEPTEREFYLFTNDIELVRDGDDDPLEGSNVTLKCIINLKNNFNNQHKVSLHWFYVDNETGKEQFINQTNPPRGIQVEFSGKGSVGFFHGEEIQRLTLESSLKLLGIRLNTQTRFQCRGHENRQIISRWITFQIKEKIDPVQVQLGRGIAQNLTCNRYFDDVHIKWFKDDKEYSGLIFTSNSSSVLPLNGIDGENSSYSCRWINSRGELRSRNFNFAEETTFTTFTIANPKTTSVELIINCVSIFLCLVSGIAIKKFVDRAKEKMEKEIQRRLDGNPDGIDLNLPIDYQTEFLPYDKRCEFPKDRLRLGKQLGKGCFGEVYKAEAVGLKDSDETVTIVAVKKVLSTSQFRTKSKTAGLDALIRELKILNYLGSHLNVVNLLGACTKDIIKGELLVIIDYCRYGNLQSYLIKQRNTFVNQLDEVGNLQLTNEFVGIDETRSHGIDSCAESNPGPSDHFVSQTINSTADGSICHADDCLQEIEANWKYGENSDPSSNGPISTWNLISFSLQIAKGMEYIASKNILHGDLAARNVLLADHGIVKVADFGMARQMQNYNYHMKGQGLLPIKWMAIESLTDHVFSSQSDVWSYGVVLWELFALGKIPYPGMNGPILVKDIQDGLRMEKPEYAPNFVGEVMKSCWDKEPNDRPTFHQLTNTIENYMEPFVSSQYLDSTLIEN; translated from the exons ATGCTACTAATAGCAACCTTCATATTTTTACCTGTAATAACTCGTGCAAATCGGCCAGTGATGATCCCCGATCAAGTGCAACAGGTGATCGATGTAGGTCAAACTCTCAGTTTGTCTTGCATCTACCAGTTTGAAACCGAGGAAGAAAGTAAATCAGCTAACATGACGTGGATTCTGCCCGATGTGCTCACCAATTACCTAAAA ACTCAGAACAGCAGCATCGGACATCGTTTTCGCTTCACGGTCGGTAGGAACGAAACTCACGTGAAATCGTCAATGGTTTTACAAGAGACCGTCCCCTCTGACACGGGATATTTTCGATGCGCTGTCCTTCCTCATATCAAAATCGACCAATACGTTTACGTTTACA GTGAACGGGAACTCGTTTTCATCGATGTGTACCATACCAAGACATTTACGTCGTGGAATGGTGAATCTAAAGATATCCCATGCAAACCTACTCATCCAAATGTAACCATTTCATTATACCGGAGAAATTTTTTGGCAGCTGATGGATGGGACTCGATG GAATTGTCAAATGAATTGGGAAATGCCAGTTGGTTGCTGAAACCTTTGCCAGAACGAGGATTGAGGTTAACCAATTCGAAAACTAGTGACCAAGATATATACAAATGCGTAGGCAAAATGAAGGAAACTACGCCAACTGCTGAACCCACCGAACGCGAATTCTACCTTTTCACCAACG ATATAGAACTCGTTCGAGATGGTGACGATGATCCGCTGGAAGGAAGCAACGTGACTCTGAAATGtataattaatttaaaaaataatttcaacAACCAGCACAAGGTGTCCCTACACTGGTTTTACGTAGACAACGAAACCGGCAAAGAACAATTTATAAATCAAACTAACCCTCCTAGAG GAATTCAAGTAGAGTTTTCAGGGAAGGGTTCAGTTGGCTTCTTTCACGGAGAAGAAATTCAAAGATTAACCTTGGAAAGTTCCCTGAAACTGCTAGGTATAAGACTCAATACGCAGACGCGCTTTCAATGCAGAGGCCATGAGAATCGACAAATCATTTCTCGATGGATTACTTTTCAAATCAAAG aaaaaatcgaccCAGTGCAGGTCCAACTGGGAAGAGGAATAGCTCAGAATTTGACTTGCAATCGATATTTTGATGACGTCCACATCAAATGGTTCAAG GATGACAAGGAATATTCGGGACTAATTTTTACGAGCAACAGTTCATCGGTGTTGCCATTAAACGGAATCGATGGAGAAAATTCAAGTTATTCTTGTCGTTGGATCAACAGCCGAGGAGAATTGAGATCGAgaaatttcaattttgctGAAGAAACTACTTTTACTACATTTACTATTGCTAATCCAAAGACGACCTCTGTTGAGCTAATCATTAATTGCGTATCTATCTTCCTATGTTTGGTATCTGGaatagcaataaaaaaattcgtcGATAGGGCTAAG gaaaaaatggaaaaggaaattcaGAGAAGATTGGATGGAAATCCTGATGGCATTGATCTGAATTTGCCGATCGACTATCAAACGGAATTTCTCCCTTACGACAAACGCTGTGAATTTCCAAAAGATCGCCTCAGACTCG GAAAACAACTGGGAAAAGGATGTTTCGGAGAAGTTTACAAAGCCGAAGCTGTTGGACTCAAAGACTCGGACGAAACTGTTACGATAGTGGCCGTCAAAAAGGTTCTTTCTACATCGCAATTTAGAACGAAATCAAAGACGGCCGGATTAGACGCTCTCATAAGGGAACTGAAAATTCTCAATTATTTGGGATCGCATTTAAATGTCGTCAATCTACTGGGAGCCTGCACCAAAGACATCATCAAAG GCGAACTCTTGGTGATTATCGATTATTGTCGTTACGGCAATTTGCAATCGTATTTAATTAAACAGCGCAATACATTTGTCAACCAATTGGACGAGGTCGGGAATCTACAATTGACTAACGAATTTGTTGGAATTGACGAGACTCGCAG TCATGGCATTGACTCTTGTGCAGAGTCAAATCCTGGACCCTCAGATCATTTTGTATCTCAAACAATAAACTCGACGGCCGACGGTTCAATTTGTCACg CAGATGATTGCCTTCAAGAAATAGAAGCCAATTGGAAATATGGAGAAAATTCAGACCCTAGTAGCAATGGACCAATTTCCACCTGGAATTTGATCAGCTTTTCTCTACAAATAGCCAAGGGCATGGAATATATCGCGAGCAAAAAT ATTCTGCATGGTGATTTGGCCGCTCGCAATGTCCTTTTAGCCGATCATGGAATTGTTAAGGTCGCTGATTTTGGAATGGCCAGACAAATGCaaaactacaactaccacatGAAAGGACAG GGATTACTACCAATTAAATGGATGGCCATCGAATCGCTGACCGATCACGTATTTTCCAGTCAATCGGATGTCTGGTCTTACGGCGTTGTTCTATGGGAGCTCTTTGCCCTGGGCAAAATTCCCTACCCAG GAATGAACGGCCCTATACTCGTCAAAGATATTCAAGACGGACTGCGAATGGAGAAACCAGAATACGCGCCTAATTTCGTTGGGGAAGTGATGAAAAGCTGTTGGGACAAAGAACCAAACGACCGACCAACGTTTCATCAGCTGACCAACACGATCGAGAATTACATGGAGCCATTCGTTAGTTCTCAGTACTTGGATTCAACTTTAATTGAAAACTAA